The SAR324 cluster bacterium DNA window GCTAGTTGGTGGCTATGGAACCTTGACAGGTACCCTCTTAGGTGTGGCGTTGATTGTACTGGTTCAGAACAGTCTGATCGTCGTGGGCATCCCCTCTACCTGGCAGTCTGTAGCTATTGGTCTCTTGATTTTGATTGGAACCGGTGTCCCAGCTTGGCAAGCCAAGAAAGCTGCCGCTGAGGCAGCTTAAACAGGAATTCTATGACTTCAAACCGCAAGACTTCGACTTGGCGACAAGCTCCAGAATTTCGCTTGGCCATTATTGCTGTTGTTGTCTTTGCGTTCATGGGAATGTTATCGCCTGAGCGTTTTCTCTCAGAACAAAACCTGACCTCAATGGCTTTTCAATTTCCAGAATTTGCCATTTTGGCCCTTGCGATTACTTTGGTAATGATGACTGGAGGCATTGATCTCTCAGTTGTAGGGATTGCAAACCTCTCTGCAGTAGTTGCAGCGTTGATTCTGACAGAATTTGTAGGCCCAGATTTGCCTACGCAGGCATCATTGCTATGGCTTGGCTTTGCACTTGGAGCATCGCTATTGATCGGCGCGGTCACTGGGCTGCTAAACGGCGCTTTGGTTGCCTTCCTTGGCTTACCACCAATTCTAGCTACTCTTGGTGCAGGGTTAGTCTTTACTGGACTTGCTATCGCTTTGACTGGGGGAAGTGCAGTGATGGGTTTTCCAGAGGTTGTAGCTGTGATTGGCAATACACAGGTGCTGGGCCTACCAACTCCTTTGCTAATTTTTATTTTGCTGGCCATGGCTTTGCACTTATTGATGACGCGAACGGCCTTCGGAATACGAATTTCCATGTTCGGCACCAATCCACTAGCAGCACTATATGCTGCAGTGGATGTTAAGGATATGTTGCT harbors:
- a CDS encoding ABC transporter permease, whose translation is MTSNRKTSTWRQAPEFRLAIIAVVVFAFMGMLSPERFLSEQNLTSMAFQFPEFAILALAITLVMMTGGIDLSVVGIANLSAVVAALILTEFVGPDLPTQASLLWLGFALGASLLIGAVTGLLNGALVAFLGLPPILATLGAGLVFTGLAIALTGGSAVMGFPEVVAVIGNTQVLGLPTPLLIFILLAMALHLLMTRTAFGIRISMFGTNPLAALYAAVDVKDMLLKVYMLSGLFASVAGMVIMSRANSAKADYGSSYLLLSVLIAVLGGVNPYGGYGRVIGVVFAVLSMQFLSSGLNMLQVSNFARELIWGALLLFVMTTNTTFLNKFRLPLALHKK